Proteins encoded in a region of the Vanessa atalanta chromosome 23, ilVanAtal1.2, whole genome shotgun sequence genome:
- the LOC125073166 gene encoding ADP-ribosylation factor-like protein 3 — protein MMGLLSILKKLRSNPEKELRLLLLGLDNAGKTTILRQLASEDVSHVTPTAGFNIKSVLSNGFKLNVWDIGGQRKIRPYWRNYFENTDILIYVVDCSDHQRLEETSLELTELLQDDKLRGVPLLVYANKQDLASALPASEVAQLLGLHLIRDRTWQIQACVATDGTGIKEGMEWVCKNMPTKK, from the exons aTGATG ggacttttgagtatattaaaaaagttacgtTCTAACCCTGAGAAGGAGCTGCGTTTGTTGTTACTTGGCTTGGATAATGCTGGTAAAACTACGATTTTGAGACAGCTAGCGTCTGAGGATGTCTCGCATGTTACACCGACCGCtgggtttaatataaaatcggtTTTATCCAATGGTTTCAAATTAAATGTCTGGGATATAGGCGGACAAAGAAAGATAAGACCTTATTGGAGGAATTATTTCGAAAATACTGATATATTG ATATACGTTGTAGACTGTTCTGATCACCAGCGTCTTGAGGAGACTAGTCTAGAGCTGACTGAACTTTTGCAAGATGATAAATTAAGAGGTGTACCGTTGCTTGTGTATGCTAACAAGCAAGATTTAGCTTCAG CACTACCAGCGAGCGAAGTAGCCCAACTCCTCGGATTGCACTTAATCAGGGACCGCACTTGGCAGATTCAAGCATGTGTTGCCACTGATGGAACTGGCATTAAG GAAGGTATGGAGTGGGTGTGTAAGAATATGCCGActaaaaaataa
- the LOC125073061 gene encoding uncharacterized protein LOC125073061 → MARVVIVLMICQILSFPILTQSNDDNPFLDLASSFLQNMGDGGNNLNGMAAIGNIVGSLLQGDNAKNLGSLLGQDNGSAGDVLSGLGSLLGGQDGKIDPTLVGSMVSMLAQQVSSNNQPNQRQKRESESNDINMESILNMASGFLGNKNIAGILPLVMNSLSAFSDEQANQRADSHKDHSSFLPPFLEKAHLYWDVFINSELGKTVWEKSGIKRAMKSFIGPDGNVSFELMFKSFENHSFRRHWIKAVAKYLTDMVVHVAKPEVYQRYLSSGQYIINSFLDTQGLPKTTHFNMNKPEKSITALTNYVLRKYLDMDTDVSGYVKSALEYMKQILKLAQTASQNLANRADYHAIADRLTDTLNLEVIEPVLRVYRAYKHSKAAPHCQEHLMCVVNSHHDQDKQGLPGFKAGLTKLSSLAASAALSFQNGKGFWDLYNAIQSDVNCEAKYPADCAAFHEHELKVTTEVYHSEL, encoded by the exons ATGGCGCGTGTCGTGATAGTTTTAATGATatgccaaattttaagttttccTATTCTCACGCAGAGTAATGATGACAATCCATTCTTGGATCTTGCATCATCATTCTTGCAAAATATGGGCGATGGTGGGAACAACTTGAATGGGATGGCTGCTATCGGCAATATCGTCGGTAGCTTATTACAAGGAGATAATGCTAAGAACTTGGGATCATTGCTAGGACAAGACAATGGAAGCGCTGGCGATGTTTTATCTG GTTTGGGAAGCTTGTTGGGTGGACAAGACGGCAAAATAGATCCAACACTAGTAGGATCCATGGTATCAATGCTCGCACAGCAAGTATCTTCAAATAATCAGCCGAATCAACGCCAAAAACGAGAATCAGAATCAAATGACATCAATATGGAAAGCATTCTGAACATGGCATCGGGATTTTTAGGCAATAAGAACATCGCGGGAATTTTACCCTTAGTCATGAATAGTTTAAGTGCATTTTCGGATGAACAGGCAAATCAACGGGCTGATAGTCACAAAGATCATTCATCTTTTCTTCCACCGTTCTTGGAAAAGGCGCATTTATACTGGGACGTGTTCATAAATTCTGAATTGGGGAAAACAGTTTGGGAGAAGTCGGGAATCAAACGGGCGATGAAGTCTTTTATTGGTCCTGATGGAAATGTCAGTTTCGAATTGATGTTCAAGAGTTTCGAAAACCATTCGTTCAGGAGACATTGGATTAAGGCTGTCGCGAAGTATCTAACAGATATGGTCGTTCATGTCGCTAAGCCAGAAGTATATCAGAG ATACTTATCGTCTGGACAGTACATTATAAACAGCTTCCTAGACACTCAAGGTTTACCGAAGACCACCCACTTCAATATGAACAAGCCGGAGAAATCTATAACGGCTTTGACGAATTACGTTCTAAGGAAATACTTGGACATGGATACAGATGTTTCTGGATATGTTAAGTCCGCGCTAGAATATATGAAG CAAATCTTAAAATTAGCACAGACCGCATCTCAAAACCTCGCCAATCGAGCGGATTACCACGCAATCGCAGACAGATTGACGGATACATTGAATTTGGAAGTTATAGAACCCGTCCTAAGAGTATACAGAGCTTACAAGCACTCCAAGGCAGCGCCACATTGCCAGGAACATCTCATGTGTGTTGTGAACAGTCACCACGACCAAGACAAACAAG GGCTTCCTGGGTTCAAGGCTGGGCTAACTAAGCTGAGCAGTCTGGCCGCATCAGCAGCACTCAGCTTCCAAAACGGCAAAGGATTTTGGGATCTTTACAACGCAATACAGAGCGATGTCAACTGTGAG GCCAAGTATCCAGCGGATTGCGCTGCGTTCCACGAACATGAGCTGAAAGTCACTACTGAAGTATACCAtagtgaattataa
- the LOC125073081 gene encoding H/ACA ribonucleoprotein complex subunit 2-like protein — MGKVKQEPVDQEEQGDVSIKSEPQSYDDKVEHCSIIAKPMASKKLSKKIYKLIKKSSGHKNYIRNGLKIVQKQLRLGEKGIVVFAGDISPIEIMCHLPAVCEEKDVPYCYTPSRKDIGSAMGTMRGCIMVLVKEHDEYKDLFDEVRGEIKLLGHPL; from the exons atgggtAAAGTTAAACAAGAGCCAGTAGACCAAGAAGAGCAAGGTGATGTTAGTATTAAAAGTGAGCCCCAAAGTTATGACGATAAAGTAGAACACTGTAGTATTATTGCAAAACCGATGGCGTCAAAAAAACTCAGTAAGAAAATTTACAAACTAATCAAGAAATCGAGCggacataaaaattatatcagaaACGGTTTGAAAATTGTACAAAAACAGCTTCGCTTAGGAGAAAAGGG GATAGTAGTGTTCGCAGGTGACATATCTCCAATTGAGATCATGTGTCATTTACCGGCAGTGTGTGAGGAGAAAGATGTCCCATACTGCTACACACCGAGCCGTAAAGACATTGGCTCAGCCATGGGAACAATGAGAGGATGTATCATGGTACTCGTAAAGGAACACGATGAATACAAAGACTTGTTTGATGAAGTTCGAGGTGAAATAAAACTACTTGGACATCCATTATAA
- the LOC125073091 gene encoding rho-related BTB domain-containing protein 1, translating into MDNEQPHQELVKCVVVGDTAVGKTRLICARACNKHVSLSQLMTTHVPTVWAIDQYRIYKDVLERSWEVVDGVNVSLRLWDTFGDHEKDRRFAYGRSDVVLLCFSITNPISLRNCGAMWYPEIRRFCPNTPILLVGCKNDLRYMYRDETYLNYCKDRSPFIRAPRKSDLVMPDQGRALAHEFGIYYYETSVFTYYGVNEVFENAIRAALIARRQQRFWMTNLKRVQRPLLQAPFRPPRPLEPEVVIANSVLLENMTTLLRQQYFSDMVIICGAKGFPVHRFVMAAACEAFHRLLTTDCVSLSAELARSSSESSMVSSMGEATTGEFNEDTEYLIRQDQAKQMRVWDQIKRRSSCQILPLSDNCKKPPDLYREVNHPAIISIRVVKCDKIQHATSQTQTIVTMSKLISQIVMQEIINFVYTGVIESGAFKQQEIRQAAELLGFHELTKLSQFILDQHLLFDKGFMHQFHTPLPTRLRDMCVEQNLFADVTFDLDDGIHLAHRAMLMARCDPMKAMFQGHFRESTSRVISFPGVKMYAFHILLCYIYSDKIPTVEPTRCLELLELANRLCMNRLVNLVEARVIDQLQHQDRLGEDDQVVEIALSLLESVKLHNAHNLSEWCTWRLCGAYDRVCRARHLSVSSREYLADNRWPPVWYVKEFDYYQKCVTEQSKEQKEIRPTTSLQANQQTGCLCFSSKVRRESGPADATTALCRTDPQQPPL; encoded by the exons GTATTGGAACGATCATGGGAAGTAGTTGACGGCGTCAACGTTTCACTCAGATTATGGGACACCTTTGGCGATCACGAGAAAGACAGGAGATTCGCTTATGgaag ATCTGATGTTGTTTTGTTATGCTTTTCAATTACGAATCCAATATCATTGAGAAATTGTGGTGCGATGTGGTATCCGGAAATAAG GAGATTCTGCCCAAACACACCGATATTACTCGTTGGTTGTAAGAACGATCTAAGATATATGTACAGAGATGAAACTTATTTGAATTATTGCAAGGATCGAAGCCCATTTATCAG GGCTCCAAGGAAAAGCGATCTGGTGATGCCAGATCAAGGTCGTGCTTTGGCCCACGAATTCGGAATCTACTATTACGAAACATCAGTGTTCACGTACTACGGTGTTAATGAAGTGTTTGAAAACGCAATACGAGCGGCTTTGATTGCAAGACGACAGCAGAGGTTTTGGATGACGAATTTGAAAAGAGTACAAAGACCATTGCTTCAG GCTCCATTCAGACCACCCAGACCTCTAGAGCCAGAAGTGGTTATTGCAAATAGCGTTCTTTTGGAAAATATGACGACGCTTTTGAGGCAACAg TATTTCTCGGACATGGTGATAATTTGCGGTGCCAAAGGATTTCCGGTACATCGATTCGTAATGGCCGCTGCTTGTGAAGCTTTCCATCGTCTCCTTACAACCGATTGTGTCAGCTTATCCGCGGAACTTGCAAGAAGCTCCAGTGAGAGTAGTAtg GTAAGCAGCATGGGAGAAGCAACGACTGGCGAGTTTAACGAAGACACCGAATACTTAATAAGACAAGATCAAGCGAAACAGATGAG AGTATGGGATCAAATCAAACGTCGATCGTCTTGTCAGATTCTACCCCTCAGTGATAATTGCAAGAAACCGCCGGACTTATATAGAGAAGTGAATCATCCAGCCATTATTTCTATAAGAGTTGTGAAG TGCGACAAGATCCAACATGCGACGTCACAGACACAAACAATAGTGACGATGAGTAAACTAATATCGCAGATCGTGATGCAGGAGATAATAAACTTTGTTTACACGGGCGTGATTGAAAGCGGAGCGTTTAAACAGCAG gAAATCCGTCAAGCGGCAGAGCTCCTCGGATTCCACGAGCTGACGAAACTCAGCCAGTTCATACTTGACCAGCATTTGCTCTTCGATAAGGGTTTTATGCACCAGTTTCATACA cCATTACCGACGAGACTCCGCGATATGTGCGTGGAGCAAAACTTGTTTGCGGATGTAACCTTTGATCTAGATGACGGGATACATTTAGCTCACAGGGCGATGCTCATGGCGAGGTGTGATCCTATGAAAGCGATGTTTCAAGGACATTTCAGGGAGAGCACTTCAAGAGTG ATATCTTTCCCAGGCGTAAAAATGTATGCGTTTCACATACTCCTTTGCTACATTTATTCCGACAAGATACCAACCGTCGAACCTACGAGATGTCTCGAGTTGTTGGAGCTGGCGAACAGACTATGTATGAATAGATTAGTCAACCTCGTCGAGGCTAGGGTTATAGATCAACTACAGCACCAGGATAG aCTCGGAGAAGACGACCAGGTTGTGGAAATCGCACTTTCATTGCTTGAGTCTGTTAAG TTGCACAACGCACACAACCTGTCGGAGTGGTGCACGTGGCGCCTGTGCGGCGCGTACGACCGCGTGTGCCGCGCCAGGCACCTCAGCGTGTCGTCCAGGGAGTACTTGGCCGACAATCGCTGGCCGCCTGTCTG GTATGTTAAAGAATTCGACTACTACCAGAAATGCGTTACGGAACAGTCAAAGGAACAAAAAGAAATCCGACCGACGACATCATTACAGGCCAATCAGCAGACTGGCTGTTTATGTTTTTCCa GTAAAGTGCGTCGCGAGAGCGGTCCGGCGGACGCCACGACCGCACTGTGCCGTACCGACCCGCAGCAGCCGCCGCTCTGA